The Candidatus Angelobacter sp. sequence AGCACCGCAATGCTCCGACCAAAGATCCGCTGATTGCACTGGACCAGGTCATTGATCAGGTGGACCCGGCGATCTTTGTTTTCAAGGATTTCCATCCGTTTCTAACCAAGAACAATTTTGCGGTGATCCGCAAGCTCAAGGAGATCTCGCTGCAGCTCAAAAACAGTTTCAAAACGATCATACTGGTTTCGCCAGTCCTGGAAATCCCCGCCGAACTGGAAAAGGAAATCACGATGCTGAATTTTCCGCTCCCTGCGCGGGATGACCTGGCCGTGCTTTTGGACAAAATCATCGAGGACGTGAAACAATTCAAGCAGGTGAAGATTGATCTCGATGAGGCGGGACGCGAGCGCCTCTTGCAGGCCGCGCTGGGTTTGACGCTCGGAGAGGCGGAGAATGTGTTCGCCAAGATTATTGTCAAGGACGAGCGCCTGAGCGGCGACGATGTCAACGAGGTCTTCGCGGAAAAACAGCAGATCATCCGCAAGAGCGGGTTGCTTGAGTATTATGCGACGAACGAGACGTTTTCAAATGTCGGCGGGTTGACCGTGCTGAAGGACTGGCTCCAAAAGCGGGCCGTGGCGTTTACCGACGAAGCACGGGCCTTCGGTCTGCCCGCGCCCAAGGGGATCCTGATGCTCGGCGTGCAAGGGTGCGGGAAAAGTCTGAGTGCGAAGGCGGTTTCCTGCCTCTGGCAACTGCCACTGCTGCGCTTCGATATGGGCCGCATGTTCGGCAGTCTGGTCGGTTCGTCGGAAGAAAACGTCCGCCGTGCCATCGCCGTGGCTGAATCGGTCGCGCCGGCGATTCTCTGGGTGGA is a genomic window containing:
- a CDS encoding AAA family ATPase translates to MNFDQELETLIRARYPILYVVSAEETRVQQLVVGIAQRRQKKVFEWSFSTGIVPAGTSIQSQKHRNAPTKDPLIALDQVIDQVDPAIFVFKDFHPFLTKNNFAVIRKLKEISLQLKNSFKTIILVSPVLEIPAELEKEITMLNFPLPARDDLAVLLDKIIEDVKQFKQVKIDLDEAGRERLLQAALGLTLGEAENVFAKIIVKDERLSGDDVNEVFAEKQQIIRKSGLLEYYATNETFSNVGGLTVLKDWLQKRAVAFTDEARAFGLPAPKGILMLGVQGCGKSLSAKAVSCLWQLPLLRFDMGRMFGSLVGSSEENVRRAIAVAESVAPAILWVDEIDKAFAGSQGSGATDGGTTARVFGTFLTWLSEKTAPVFVVATANDISQLPPELMRKGRLDEIFFVDLPSNEEREEIFRIHLAKRGRDPQLFDLQTLAKRGENFSGAEIEQAVISALYDAFYAKVELTTGHVLEALHQTVPLAKTMDEQINRLRIWAEGRARYASAARTT